The following are encoded in a window of Candidatus Endomicrobium procryptotermitis genomic DNA:
- the rnc gene encoding ribonuclease III — MSNKSLDELQKVIGYEFKNPEVLITALTHKSYAAESGPKIYNERMEFLGDSILSAIVAEYFYLRYPDEPEGKLSQLKSQIISSQNLSVWAKEIKLGGFILLGRSDDTKEARGREGLLCDVFEAVVCSVYLDGGLDEAKKFVLKFFDKQREIIITDYKSRLQEIAQSEYKVLPEYKVLKEYGPDHDKNFEVAVYVKDKFLGKGAGHSKKEAQQAAAEKAIKYINKTLI; from the coding sequence ATGTCAAATAAAAGTCTTGACGAACTTCAAAAGGTTATTGGATACGAATTTAAAAACCCTGAAGTTTTAATAACCGCTCTGACTCATAAGTCGTATGCGGCTGAATCGGGACCGAAAATATACAATGAGCGGATGGAATTTCTGGGCGACAGCATTCTGTCCGCTATTGTTGCAGAATATTTTTATCTCAGATATCCCGATGAACCCGAAGGAAAACTCTCCCAGTTAAAATCTCAAATTATTTCATCACAGAATTTAAGCGTATGGGCAAAAGAAATTAAGTTAGGTGGTTTTATTTTGTTGGGCAGAAGCGATGATACGAAAGAAGCCAGAGGCAGAGAAGGTCTGCTCTGTGATGTTTTTGAAGCTGTCGTTTGCTCTGTTTATCTTGACGGCGGTCTAGATGAAGCAAAAAAGTTCGTTTTAAAATTTTTTGACAAACAGCGGGAAATAATAATAACAGATTATAAAAGCAGGCTTCAGGAAATTGCTCAATCGGAATATAAAGTTTTGCCAGAATACAAAGTCTTAAAAGAATACGGACCCGACCACGATAAAAATTTTGAAGTGGCAGTTTATGTGAAAGACAAATTCTTAGGCAAAGGTGCGGGTCATTCTAAAAAAGAAGCACAGCAGGCGGCCGCTGAAAAAGCTATAAAATATATAAATAAAACCTTAATTTGA
- a CDS encoding acyl-CoA dehydrogenase family protein, whose amino-acid sequence MTMDYFLSEEEQMMVETARTIAREKMKPVREHYDEKEEFPWEIVKEFAQADLCGVYIPQEYGGFGKGIMGLVLVVEELCKVDGAVALSLAATALGTLPILIAGSEEQKQKYLPDIASGKKLAAFGLTESEAGSDATGMRTMAVKDGDYYTLNGTKCFITNGGDAETYTVFAKTNPSRGARGISCFILEKGMPGFDFGKKEKKMGIKASSTRELIFNNCKVHKDQLLGKEGHGLMIAQATLDNSRPGVAAQALGIAAGALEEAVAYARKRVQFGQAISSFQGIQHMLADMATEVEAARSLLYAVSRNIDKGDGVRTSKESAMAKLFCSEVAMKVTTNAVQIFGGYGYCREYPVEKMMRDAKITTLYEGTSQIQKNEIALNLIKESAKSK is encoded by the coding sequence ATGACTATGGATTATTTTTTGTCTGAAGAAGAGCAGATGATGGTTGAGACCGCAAGAACTATCGCTCGCGAAAAAATGAAGCCCGTCAGAGAGCATTATGATGAAAAAGAAGAATTTCCTTGGGAGATAGTAAAAGAGTTTGCTCAGGCCGATTTGTGCGGAGTATATATTCCGCAAGAGTATGGCGGTTTCGGGAAAGGAATTATGGGATTGGTTTTAGTAGTCGAAGAACTTTGTAAAGTCGATGGCGCCGTAGCTTTATCGCTTGCTGCAACAGCTTTGGGAACGCTCCCGATTCTTATAGCGGGCAGCGAAGAACAGAAACAAAAATATCTTCCAGATATAGCTTCGGGCAAAAAACTTGCAGCTTTTGGTTTGACCGAGTCCGAAGCAGGTTCTGATGCTACAGGAATGAGAACCATGGCTGTTAAAGATGGAGATTATTATACTCTTAATGGAACAAAATGTTTTATCACCAACGGCGGCGACGCGGAAACATACACGGTTTTTGCAAAAACAAATCCTTCAAGAGGTGCAAGGGGAATTTCATGTTTTATTCTCGAAAAAGGTATGCCCGGCTTTGATTTTGGTAAAAAAGAAAAGAAAATGGGTATCAAGGCTTCTTCAACGAGAGAATTGATATTCAACAACTGCAAAGTTCATAAGGACCAGCTTTTGGGAAAAGAGGGACACGGTTTGATGATTGCGCAGGCTACGCTGGACAATTCGCGTCCAGGCGTTGCAGCTCAGGCTTTAGGAATAGCGGCAGGAGCTTTGGAAGAGGCTGTAGCATACGCCAGAAAAAGAGTGCAGTTTGGACAGGCTATTTCTTCGTTTCAGGGAATTCAGCATATGCTTGCCGATATGGCAACTGAAGTCGAAGCAGCCAGATCCCTGCTTTATGCCGTGTCAAGAAATATAGATAAAGGCGATGGAGTAAGAACAAGCAAAGAGTCGGCGATGGCAAAATTATTCTGTTCAGAAGTCGCGATGAAAGTTACGACAAATGCCGTTCAAATTTTTGGCGGCTATGGCTATTGCAGAGAATATCCCGTAGAAAAAATGATGAGAGATGCCAAAATAACGACGCTTTACGAAGGAACAAGCCAGATCCAAAAAAATGAGATTGCTTTAAACCTTATAAAAGAATCAGCAAAATCCAAATAA
- a CDS encoding electron transfer flavoprotein subunit beta/FixA family protein produces the protein MNIIVCIKQVPNTTNVQIDAETGRLKREGVESIINPFDEYAIEEGVRLKERIGGKVIVVTMGPPQAESALREAISRGADEAVLVSGRAFGGADTLATSYALASAIKYVGGYSVIFCGKQATDGDTAQVGPGVAEMLNIPHVAYVKRIEDISDKTMKVERMMEDGYDIIETTLPVLLTVVKEINTPRIPSLKGKMAAKKAVIKTLDAASIGADIQKIGLNGSPTQVMKIFTPPQRKGGEKFNGEAQEVAAAFVKKLSETGLI, from the coding sequence ATGAATATAATAGTCTGTATAAAACAAGTGCCCAACACCACCAACGTTCAGATTGATGCAGAAACGGGAAGACTAAAAAGAGAAGGAGTAGAGTCGATAATCAACCCGTTTGACGAATACGCCATAGAAGAAGGCGTGAGGCTCAAAGAAAGAATTGGTGGTAAAGTTATTGTCGTAACAATGGGTCCGCCTCAGGCTGAATCTGCTTTAAGAGAAGCAATATCCAGAGGTGCTGATGAGGCTGTTCTTGTCAGCGGCAGAGCTTTCGGCGGAGCAGACACTCTCGCTACTTCTTATGCGCTTGCAAGCGCGATAAAATATGTCGGCGGATACAGCGTGATATTTTGCGGCAAACAGGCTACCGACGGAGATACTGCTCAGGTTGGTCCTGGAGTTGCAGAAATGCTTAACATACCGCATGTGGCGTACGTTAAAAGAATCGAAGATATAAGCGATAAAACTATGAAAGTCGAAAGAATGATGGAAGATGGTTATGACATTATTGAAACCACTCTTCCGGTTCTTTTGACAGTTGTAAAAGAAATAAACACTCCTAGGATTCCTTCTTTAAAAGGTAAAATGGCTGCAAAAAAAGCCGTCATAAAAACGCTTGATGCGGCGTCAATAGGAGCGGATATTCAAAAAATAGGTCTTAACGGCTCTCCGACTCAGGTTATGAAAATTTTTACACCTCCTCAGAGAAAAGGCGGCGAAAAATTCAATGGAGAAGCACAGGAAGTGGCAGCCGCATTCGTTAAAAAGTTGTCGGAGACGGGCTTAATTTAA